The DNA region GTCCTTTTGCTTATCGACGCACGTATATCCCCAACTTCAAGCCCGGCACTTTTTAGTGCATTTTGAACCTTGAATGCAAATTCCCTTGAAATGCATAAAAGCCCAAAATTAGTCCCCTTGGGATACCGTGCAATTTTTACAATAGTCTCAAGACATGGATTAATAGCAACACCTAATACTTCCTTGTTTAAATGGGAAGTCAGCGTCTTAACCTCATTGACATGGTTGAAAGTTGCAATTATAAGATGGGATTGGTTTAACATTTTTTCTGTCTTTTCATCCATTTCCTTTAAATCCGATATGGTAAGTGGATTTACGTTCATTTTAGTATAAAAGCCCAGTTCCTTTGCAAATTCCCTAGCCTGTTCTATATTGCACTCAACAAATACTGCGTTAATGCTCTTTAAAAGTTCTTCCTTTTCATTTATTCTCTGCTGGACTAATGCCAAAAATTCCTTTGGACTTAAGCCAAGTTCCAACGCTTCTTCAAGCCCTAAATCAACAATCTTCAATAATTTTTCCCTTACATTCTGCTGTTTCCATGTAGTCCCTTCCTCTGCAACAAATGTGCCTTTACCCTGATACGAAACTAAAACACCTTCAGCTTCAAGCAAATTATACGCTGTGCTAATTGTGTTTCTGCTTGTCTTAACCTTTTGGGCCAATTCCCTTTCAGTTGGCATTTTATCGCCTATTTTTAGATTTCCATTCTTAATCTCGCTCATTATTTGATTTTTAACCTGTATATATAATGGGACCTCACTTTTTTTATCAATATAAATGTTCATCTTTTCACCCCATTAGTCCATTTAGTAATTGGCTTAGTCCAATTATATTGTAACATATATGTTTAACATTGTAATTTTCTAATTTGACGATTTTACTTCATATTTCCCCAAAAAAGACGATTAAATTCTATTATTAATAATTTTTTGAATTTTTTCTTTCATTATTGAAAGTTAAGAGCCCCTAAAATATTATTTAGGGGCTCAAACATCCAAAACAACTCAATCAAACAATAGCAGGAATATTCTTTAAAATATAATCCAATTTCATAAGTTTTCTTGATTCATTTTCAATCTTTTGCTTTACTCTCTTGTATTCATAGGATATGCTCTCTAACATATTTTTGTCATCCAAATCTGAAATTTTAATGTCGAATATATTCTTATAAGCATTTCCTGAAATATTTATTCTTATTCCTCTTAAATTAACAATGCATTTTATGTCCTTTAAAAAACCCTTCTTAAACGTCCCATCTCCATCCTCTATGATGGCTATGCTTTTAATTTCTTCTTTTATATGTTCCTTTATATGTTCCTTAATCGCCATCAAAATAGCATAGTGCATATAAAAAGACGCACACCTGGGTTTTTTTATAGCTAATATTTCTCTATTTTTGATTAGTTCCTCTTCCCATTCAGCATCAAATGTAAATTTCACCTGGCTGTATTCAAAAACCCTTTTTAGGTTATTTTTCTTATTTACTGCGTATATTTCTTCATCTGTTAGAAATAAAACATCGTATAATGTTTTTCTCCCCTTTAAACTTACCTTCAAAAAAATCACCCCACTTTAAAACACATGAGGTGATTATAGCACTTTAATATGTCCTATTCAAATGTAAATATTGCATTATTTATCATATAAAATCAGCTTTTCCTCCAAGGCCCACCTTTTGTTTAAAACGCCCTTTAACGATTGCTGCTCCATTGTTTCAAAAATAATATTCAAATCTTCAAACTTATCTTTAATATCCTTTAAATTCTTTATTGTCATTGTATCCTCAATACAACTCAAATTATCAGTCTTTAAAAGTGCCCGCAGCGTTACGTTCAAATTATTACAAAGAGCACTTCTGATTGCATTTAATATAGTTTTTTCCTGAATAAATGGCTTATGAAAATAATCATACTCTATTATAAGTCCATTAAGTCCTATCTTTTTTAAATCGTTTAATACAGAATAATATATATCGATATCTCCCCAATATCCATTAGTTACAATATATTTTTTTAAACAATAATTTTTAATCTTTTTTAAATACTTATAAACCCTTGCGATATCTAAAAAAGCTTCCCCGCCTTCAATTATTATATAATCCCTATATCCCTCTTCAAAAGCGCTTAAAAAATGCTCATAAAATTTATCAACCGGCATAAACCCCTTTTTAAATGGTGCACACTTAAATCTGCATATGCTACACATAAAATTGCAGCTATATGTCACAACAAACCTTATCCCCTTCACCTTACCCCTCCATCGAGAGTTAAATAAATATCTGCAAATTCTATATTTATTTTTTCAACCAAATTGTATTTATTATTATTATCTTTTCGTTCCATTCTTTCTATTATTCTGACAGGAAGTTCTATTGTAAATTTTGTTCCCCTTCCCTTCTTGCTCTCTACATTAATTTGGCCATTATGCATCTCAACTAATCTCTTTACAAGTGAAAGTCCAAGCCCAGTTCCTTCATTTTCTTTGTAGTTTTTCTTCATATTCCTAAATTTATTGAATACATCCTTTAAATCTTCTTTATCCATTCCTACTCCATTGTCCTGAACTGTTAAAATTACTTTTTCGTTTAAATCGATTATTTTTACAACTATTCTGCCTCCAATAG from Caloramator mitchellensis includes:
- a CDS encoding GntR family transcriptional regulator; amino-acid sequence: MNIYIDKKSEVPLYIQVKNQIMSEIKNGNLKIGDKMPTERELAQKVKTSRNTISTAYNLLEAEGVLVSYQGKGTFVAEEGTTWKQQNVREKLLKIVDLGLEEALELGLSPKEFLALVQQRINEKEELLKSINAVFVECNIEQAREFAKELGFYTKMNVNPLTISDLKEMDEKTEKMLNQSHLIIATFNHVNEVKTLTSHLNKEVLGVAINPCLETIVKIARYPKGTNFGLLCISREFAFKVQNALKSAGLEVGDIRASISKRTEDVKDLIDSSDVIIVSPGRREDALKIANNKEVISFDYTLDQGSVKAIMSKIIETKNIL
- a CDS encoding radical SAM protein gives rise to the protein MKGIRFVVTYSCNFMCSICRFKCAPFKKGFMPVDKFYEHFLSAFEEGYRDYIIIEGGEAFLDIARVYKYLKKIKNYCLKKYIVTNGYWGDIDIYYSVLNDLKKIGLNGLIIEYDYFHKPFIQEKTILNAIRSALCNNLNVTLRALLKTDNLSCIEDTMTIKNLKDIKDKFEDLNIIFETMEQQSLKGVLNKRWALEEKLILYDK